A region of the Phaeodactylum tricornutum CCAP 1055/1 chromosome 1, whole genome shotgun sequence genome:
ACTTGAGAACGAGCTGGAGCGTCTTCGCAACTCTACGGGCGAGGACGAATTCTTGAAGGAAAAAATGGCCGGTATTCAGGAAGGTTTCGACAAACAGGTTGCCAAAATCCAGGAGCTTCAGGACGAAGTAAATAGCAAAAGCAGTTCGATTCAGCACTTGCGAGATGAACTCGTTGGGAAACTGCAGAAAATCGTTGAGCTCGAGTTTGATTTAGAGACACATGATGTGCACTACACATCGTACGCAGCAGAACAGTTCAAGCTCGGCGAGGATGCATTGGCTGAAATAAAGAATAGAGAGCGCAACGTGATGCAGCTTGGCGAAGATTCTACGACTTCAGTTGGAAGTATGGAAAGTAAGAAGACTGTGTCACCGCGTCGTGCACAGAAACTCATCTCTAAATTGCTTGCTGATCTTGATGATCTGGAAGCCCGTTTCAAGAACGAGAAGCTGGAAAGCTCTACCAAAATGCAACAGCTCTTGCTTGACAACGAAGATCTCCGTACAAAGATTCAAATTTTGGAAGCGCGCACTCAGGAGTCGAAAGATGTCGACGATTCGAGCGAGACCAGTTCTGATTTCTATGCTGACATTGACTTGGTCGTATCCCTTCGCAAACGTGCCGAAACTCTGGAAGCAAAGCGGGTCTTGTACCGGAAAGAAATGGATCGTCTTCAAAGTGAGCTGAGCGAATCTCGCAAAGAAGCTAATTGTGCTGTCCAGAAAGCTAATTTGGAACTGGATCGTGTTAGTATTGAAAACCAAACGATGAAAACTAGAATTGAAACTCTCGAATCCGATCTACCCCGTTCTGATTCTGGGGTCCGGGTCTACGCTACGGTGGAAAAGCGAATTCGAGAAGCTTACACCGAAATGGCGAAATTAGAGTCCGCTGTGGAGATCAAAAACCGACAGTTGGGTACTTTAAAAAAAGAAGTGACGAGTCTTCGTATGAAAGAGATATCCCACGGGAATGTAAACGGAAAAGCATTCACAGATTTCGACTCAGAGCTTCTTCGTAGTGCCCATGTCTCTCATGGGGTAGCAGGTGATGGCGATCACGATAGTGCAGCGGACTCATCTTACATTGCGGAGCTGCAAGCTCAATTACAAGAGGCCCAGCAGCAATTGGTTAAGAAAGACCAAGAGCTGGTTATTGAACGGGCGAAGGCTGCTTCTACGGCCGCCGGTCTCTTAGCACGGATTACGGAACTCTCCAATAGAAGGTTACCGGCTGAAGAGAAGCCTCCAAGGCAAGATAAGACCACACCTGAGACTCAGGAAAAAGATGTTTCCAAGCCTGCGAAGCGAGGGAGAGGGAGGGCATTTCGATTCTATCGGTAGACAGGACTAAGCGATAAACCACAGCGCGCTGCGATCAAATCAGTACTTTCGTTATTATAGCAGCCTATTTTTGTAGAGTAACATCGTTTTTGTCACCAGCGTTACAACTCAAAGTTCATCCTGTCAACGATTCGGGAGACATGACAGTGTAATCGTACAACTACGAAGATGCAACGGTGCTTAGTTACGAGGAAGCTTCTACATGGCTGACGTAAAATCTCGTCGAAGGTTATTGATATTACACTCTGTCCGGTGCAGTTGCTGGTGGTGTTTCTGTCAGTTCGACTGcctctttcttttccaactCGACTCCATTCACTTCAGCTTCAGAGGCAACAGCCATTTCATCTTTGACAGCATTTTCACTTTCGACATGAGGCTCAGCCAGAAAAGACTCTTCTAGCGTAGGGTCTGCAATGGTACCTTCTATCGGATTTGGTGGCGTATTGCCTCCTTTCGTAGCggcatcgtcatcgtcacgGCCAAGCTCTGGGGCCTCTACTTCAATATTTTGATTATTCAATTTGTCCATAGTATTCGTGCCATTGAATACAGCATTGCCGTCTGGCTGGTCAGAGGAGTCCGTAGAGAGAATGGATTGAGCGTTGGAGCTGTCAACTGCTTCCACATTTGGGGTAGCTTCATCAGCGGACTCTGTAGATGACTCAAGCAGATTAACAGGAGTTTCCGATACCTGTTCTTGCTGAGCCGCCGTAGCGAAAGATTCAGCTGTAAAGTCGACTGACTTCCTGTCAGTAGAATCATCCTGCATTTCTGTGGTTACCAAAAGGTTATCCGTCGTCCCATCTTCGCGCCCCGGAGCGGGGCTTGTCGGAATTGAACCCGCAACACTGTTTGTTCCGACTGCCATCTTAACGCCATCTACGGATTCAATAGAACCATCGTCGTTTCCAAGAAGAGAGCCAGGGAGTGCATTAAGAACTGGAGTCATCTCCGAACTCGTTTCAACAATATcctcatcttcttcgtccactTCACCAGCGCTCGATTCATCAAAATCGGTATTTGACTCAGATTCGCTCTCCTCCTCCACAGCATTTTTAACGGTAGGATCCTCTCCGGCCAGTCGGGACTTGGCAAATTTCAGGAGATCTATTTCGTCCATATCTTCTACATCACTACCGTCCTCACTTCCTACGATGGCCTGAGCCGCTCGTGAGCGAGCCGCCACAATGGCCAAATAGTCCTCTTCCTCATCTTGAGAATCTGGAGGGGGAGGGTCGGTCTCGGGTGGCGGCGGTCGGGGTGTGACAATCGGGGCCAGCGAGGGGTCAATCGGTCCAAACTCTGCCAGCTGTCCCTGAAGATCTTCAATCACTTCTGCCTGTTCTTCCGTGGCTGTTTCGAGTTTTTCAATTTGCTCCTTGCGCGACTGCAACATTTTCAAGAGCTCTTCCTTGGCATTGTTCTCCTCCTCATCTACTTCTTCATTCTCCACCTCGTCGTCTCCCTtatcttcgtcgtccgaatctTCCTCCAATTGTTCGTTGATGTTGCTGATTTCTttcagaatcaaatccagttctttttgaaattttgCCTCCATTTCTCGTTTGGCATTGTCCACATTCATCAGCCCATT
Encoded here:
- a CDS encoding predicted protein; the protein is MNTVVSTRMNTAFVYQEEDNVESPAPNPEVSRDPVIPTPSPPIKVMSRSEAIRARLREKEKRLSSLVRGSNEDGTGSFLCQMASVKDSLKKVEDEKSELENELERLRNSTGEDEFLKEKMAGIQEGFDKQVAKIQELQDEVNSKSSSIQHLRDELVGKLQKIVELEFDLETHDVHYTSYAAEQFKLGEDALAEIKNRERNVMQLGEDSTTSVGSMESKKTVSPRRAQKLISKLLADLDDLEARFKNEKLESSTKMQQLLLDNEDLRTKIQILEARTQESKDVDDSSETSSDFYADIDLVVSLRKRAETLEAKRVLYRKEMDRLQSELSESRKEANCAVQKANLELDRVSIENQTMKTRIETLESDLPRSDSGVRVYATVEKRIREAYTEMAKLESAVEIKNRQLGTLKKEVTSLRMKEISHGNVNGKAFTDFDSELLRSAHVSHGVAGDGDHDSAADSSYIAELQAQLQEAQQQLVKKDQELVIERAKAASTAAGLLARITELSNRRLPAEEKPPRQDKTTPETQEKDVSKPAKRGRGRAFRFYR
- a CDS encoding predicted protein; this encodes MSNGEEADILRTMVQDRDQRILLIQRQTQEQVDKESRLEQELDGVNMETNRFKIAHQTEKTRLLHSFQSTSSRLESVQRDLQQQTVTLQNYATVVQKQNKPDAAQDSNYVMRMQAQLCKAMHSMGIVDHQFDLMQAEAEALVKFQKESIAQTAEEKTELELQLLNGLMNVDNAKREMEAKFQKELDLILKEISNINEQLEEDSDDEDKGDDEVENEEVDEEENNAKEELLKMLQSRKEQIEKLETATEEQAEVIEDLQGQLAEFGPIDPSLAPIVTPRPPPPETDPPPPDSQDEEEDYLAIVAARSRAAQAIVGSEDGSDVEDMDEIDLLKFAKSRLAGEDPTVKNAVEEESESESNTDFDESSAGEVDEEDEDIVETSSEMTPVLNALPGSLLGNDDGSIESVDGVKMAVGTNSVAGSIPTSPAPGREDGTTDNLLVTTEMQDDSTDRKSVDFTAESFATAAQQEQVSETPVNLLESSTESADEATPNVEAVDSSNAQSILSTDSSDQPDGNAVFNGTNTMDKLNNQNIEVEAPELGRDDDDAATKGGNTPPNPIEGTIADPTLEESFLAEPHVESENAVKDEMAVASEAEVNGVELEKKEAVELTETPPATAPDRV